Proteins from a single region of Phyllobacterium sp. T1293:
- a CDS encoding LysR family transcriptional regulator has translation MNTALDMDALRTMVVGTDMKSFARAASQLGRSQSAISMQLKKLEQQTGQTLFRRSGRGLVLTEAGESLLAYARRIIALNDEATASLGTMAASAAVRIGLPQDFFDDVMPETITRFALLRPNVHVEVAAGRNYALEEEVRTGRLDVALAFFPAGSDTHGTLIASQQILWFANERLTKPLNGDSLALVLNDHPCLFRQTALQTLESKGLRWRLSLTTPSLPGIWAAVRSGHGLSPRTAHAVPAGIRDIGKEFDLPELPRIELRMLTASNLSPAAVDLQKILSEVSAEKV, from the coding sequence GATATGAAGAGCTTTGCCCGCGCTGCATCTCAGCTCGGCCGTTCGCAGTCGGCCATCAGCATGCAACTGAAGAAGCTTGAGCAGCAGACGGGGCAAACCTTGTTTCGTCGCAGTGGTCGCGGCCTTGTTCTGACAGAAGCTGGTGAATCCCTCCTTGCTTATGCCCGGCGGATCATTGCGCTGAACGATGAAGCCACCGCATCTCTGGGCACAATGGCCGCGTCAGCGGCGGTGCGCATCGGATTGCCCCAGGATTTCTTTGACGACGTGATGCCCGAAACCATCACCCGTTTTGCCCTTCTCAGACCGAATGTTCATGTGGAGGTAGCGGCTGGCCGCAATTATGCACTTGAGGAAGAGGTTCGCACAGGTCGGCTTGATGTAGCCCTTGCGTTCTTTCCTGCGGGCTCGGATACGCATGGAACATTGATAGCCTCGCAACAAATATTGTGGTTCGCCAACGAGCGTTTAACCAAGCCGCTGAATGGGGATTCGCTTGCACTTGTCCTGAATGACCATCCGTGCCTCTTCAGGCAAACGGCTTTGCAGACACTTGAGAGCAAAGGGTTGCGTTGGCGTTTATCCCTGACAACGCCAAGTCTGCCGGGCATATGGGCTGCAGTTCGCTCGGGACATGGTCTTTCGCCCCGAACGGCACATGCGGTTCCGGCGGGTATACGCGACATAGGCAAAGAGTTTGATCTGCCTGAACTTCCCCGGATTGAGTTGCGGATGCTGACTGCCAGCAACCTTTCTCCCGCCGCAGTGGATTTGCAGAAGATCTTGAGCGAGGTATCTGCCGAAAAGGTTTAA
- a CDS encoding LysR family transcriptional regulator, whose translation MRFDLTDLRLFLLVVEAGSITHGAAQANMTLPSASARLRGMEEVIGLPLLERGRRGVEPTPAGDAVAHHARIVLQQIEQMRGELGEFSKGLKSHIRLLANTAAMTEFLPEKLAIFLAGRPNVDIDLKERLSTEIVKAVAGGSADVGIITNAVDPGKLELRPFAIDRLVLVVARSSKWADLRHIAFQDVAGQEFVGLSAGSPLQDYLGDHAARAGHSLSFRIRMRTFESICRMVAHGVGVGIVPETAAKRYRRSMTIHSIRLTDRWATRHLAICARRFDDLHPHAQELVEHLSATK comes from the coding sequence ATGCGCTTTGACCTCACAGATTTGCGCCTCTTTCTTCTGGTTGTCGAAGCTGGAAGCATCACCCATGGTGCCGCGCAAGCCAACATGACACTTCCATCCGCTAGCGCACGTCTGCGCGGCATGGAAGAGGTGATCGGTCTTCCCTTGCTTGAACGGGGCAGACGCGGTGTTGAACCAACGCCAGCGGGTGATGCGGTTGCTCATCATGCCCGCATTGTCCTGCAACAGATCGAGCAGATGCGCGGGGAACTGGGCGAATTTTCAAAGGGATTGAAAAGCCATATTCGCTTGCTGGCGAATACGGCTGCGATGACGGAATTCCTGCCGGAGAAACTCGCGATCTTTCTCGCGGGCCGACCGAATGTCGATATTGATCTGAAGGAACGTCTCAGCACGGAAATCGTCAAGGCCGTGGCTGGTGGTTCAGCCGATGTCGGTATTATCACCAATGCGGTTGACCCCGGAAAACTCGAACTGCGACCCTTTGCTATTGACCGACTTGTTTTGGTTGTTGCCCGGTCAAGCAAATGGGCTGACCTTCGCCATATCGCGTTTCAGGATGTGGCCGGGCAGGAATTTGTCGGGCTAAGTGCGGGTAGTCCTCTGCAGGATTATCTGGGGGATCATGCAGCGCGCGCCGGACATTCCCTCTCTTTCCGCATTCGCATGCGGACTTTTGAAAGCATCTGCCGCATGGTTGCGCACGGCGTCGGTGTGGGAATTGTTCCGGAAACAGCGGCTAAAAGATATCGCCGCTCAATGACTATTCATTCGATCCGTTTGACTGACAGATGGGCCACCCGGCATCTGGCAATTTGTGCGCGCAGATTTGATGATTTGCATCCCCACGCGCAGGAACTGGTTGAGCACTTGTCGGCCACCAAATAG
- a CDS encoding sulfite exporter TauE/SafE family protein translates to MFDLPLASLLIIAFTFFLAGIVKGVTGMGLPTVAMGILGTIMPPAGAAALLLVPSFVTNMLQLLSGPSFAALALRLWAMMLAILLGTIAGSWLMANDTAGWTTMGLGAALMIYAGYSLMARQLSVPRNLEPLLSPLIGVITGVVTGATGVFVIPAVPYLQSLGLTKDDLIQALGLSFTVSTIALGVGLTSGGALQLDSLSTSTLALAPALLGMWCGQKVRNAISPTTFRRWFLICLLLLGLELVLKQLF, encoded by the coding sequence ATGTTTGATTTGCCCCTCGCCTCCCTTCTCATCATTGCTTTCACATTCTTTCTTGCCGGAATCGTCAAGGGCGTCACCGGCATGGGCTTACCGACTGTTGCTATGGGTATTCTCGGCACGATCATGCCACCGGCCGGTGCCGCCGCCCTTCTCCTCGTGCCATCCTTCGTGACCAACATGCTGCAATTACTGTCCGGACCAAGCTTTGCCGCTCTCGCATTGCGTTTATGGGCAATGATGCTTGCCATTTTATTGGGTACCATCGCCGGGTCCTGGCTCATGGCCAATGATACCGCAGGCTGGACCACAATGGGTTTAGGCGCTGCGCTGATGATCTATGCCGGCTATAGTCTTATGGCGCGGCAACTATCGGTCCCGCGAAATCTGGAGCCCCTCCTGTCACCGCTCATCGGCGTCATCACGGGTGTTGTAACCGGCGCAACAGGTGTGTTTGTCATTCCCGCCGTCCCCTACCTGCAATCGCTCGGTTTAACCAAGGATGATTTGATACAGGCTCTTGGACTATCCTTTACAGTTTCAACCATAGCCCTTGGTGTCGGATTGACATCAGGTGGAGCCTTGCAGCTCGACAGTTTGAGCACATCAACGCTTGCTCTGGCACCGGCACTATTGGGTATGTGGTGCGGCCAGAAGGTCCGCAATGCAATCAGCCCGACAACATTTCGTCGCTGGTTCCTGATCTGCCTCCTGCTGCTGGGGCTGGAACTGGTCCTAAAACAGCTATTCTGA
- a CDS encoding dihydrofolate reductase family protein yields MSKLYVRSFSLSLDGYGAGPDQSLDNPLGVNGMSLHQWAFTTRTFQKMFGQDGGVTGVDDDFAKLGFDNIGAWILGRNMFGPVRGPWLDDSWKGWWGDNPSYHTPVFVLTHYERPSIVMEGGTTFHFVTDGIESALTQAKAAAGGKDVRVGGGVDTVKQYLRARLIDELHLAVSPVFLGQGENLFSDIDLRSLGYVFGRSVATPNATHLFITKES; encoded by the coding sequence ATGTCGAAACTCTACGTTCGCAGCTTCTCTTTGTCCTTGGACGGTTATGGCGCAGGCCCTGATCAAAGCTTAGATAATCCACTTGGCGTGAACGGAATGTCCCTGCACCAGTGGGCCTTCACCACACGCACGTTCCAGAAGATGTTTGGTCAGGACGGCGGCGTAACTGGGGTCGATGATGACTTCGCAAAACTCGGCTTCGACAACATCGGAGCGTGGATTCTTGGACGCAACATGTTCGGTCCGGTGAGAGGCCCCTGGCTCGATGATAGCTGGAAAGGATGGTGGGGTGATAACCCGTCCTACCACACTCCCGTTTTCGTTCTGACGCATTATGAGCGCCCGTCGATCGTGATGGAAGGTGGAACGACATTTCATTTTGTGACGGATGGTATCGAAAGCGCGCTGACACAGGCCAAGGCCGCGGCTGGCGGAAAGGATGTGCGGGTTGGCGGTGGCGTTGACACGGTCAAACAATACCTGCGGGCGCGGCTTATCGACGAGTTGCATCTCGCCGTATCACCGGTATTTCTCGGCCAGGGTGAAAACCTGTTCTCCGACATCGACCTTCGCAGCCTCGGATACGTTTTTGGCCGCAGCGTAGCCACTCCCAATGCTACCCATCTGTTTATTACCAAGGAAAGTTAG
- a CDS encoding Bax inhibitor-1/YccA family protein — protein sequence MNTPLRYGMDTARGQSSAAFDEGLRQHMLRIYNYMGLGLVLTGVVAFVVASTPALYVPIFSSPLKWVVMLAPLAFVMFFSFKMQSMSASSAQAMFWAFCAVMGLSLASVFLVFTGTSIARTFFIAATMFGATSLYGYTTKRDLSQFSAFLMMGLIGVVVASVVNLFLGSSMLQFVVSVAGVLVFIGLTAWDTQSIKEQYAESFDSESQQKLAVFGAFSLYLNFVNIFQLLLQLTGQREE from the coding sequence ATGAATACCCCTCTTCGCTATGGGATGGACACGGCTCGCGGCCAGTCATCCGCGGCCTTCGATGAAGGGCTGCGCCAGCATATGCTGCGCATCTACAATTATATGGGTCTTGGTCTTGTCCTGACCGGTGTTGTTGCGTTTGTTGTTGCGTCAACGCCAGCTCTTTATGTGCCCATCTTTTCGTCACCCCTGAAATGGGTTGTGATGCTGGCACCGCTGGCATTTGTCATGTTCTTCTCGTTCAAGATGCAGTCCATGTCCGCGTCATCGGCTCAGGCCATGTTCTGGGCGTTCTGTGCGGTGATGGGATTGTCGCTGGCGTCAGTGTTCCTCGTTTTCACCGGAACCAGCATCGCCCGTACATTCTTCATTGCAGCAACCATGTTTGGTGCAACCAGCCTCTATGGTTACACAACCAAACGTGATCTTTCTCAGTTCAGTGCATTCCTGATGATGGGCCTGATCGGTGTTGTTGTTGCCAGTGTCGTCAACCTTTTCCTTGGTTCATCAATGCTGCAGTTCGTGGTGTCGGTTGCCGGTGTGCTGGTATTCATCGGTTTGACTGCCTGGGACACACAGTCGATCAAGGAACAGTATGCGGAAAGCTTCGATTCTGAATCGCAGCAGAAGCTTGCTGTTTTTGGCGCGTTCTCGCTCTATCTGAACTTTGTCAATATCTTCCAGCTGCTGCTCCAGCTGACAGGTCAGCGCGAAGAGTAA
- a CDS encoding anti-sigma factor family protein, with translation MTETIDPVVEADLDAYIDDQLDALRRIEVARYLSQHPDQAARVMSDLQSRDELRLALAQGHTTGSPETSELAHRLERGLGRDRLFGGLQRVAAIGVLLALGWMAHAGFGPLTVSKVVAATPPPAYVSDAIMAHKTSSVRAGMASQPQTRSYDPAEIRASTGIVIPTMPDKWSVRDVQLFPSNFGPSVEMEVRSDSLGPVSLFAVRPGTFDVIKPKAVRVNDTSAAYFQIGDVAYALVSDAATADLENAAISLAKTLY, from the coding sequence ATGACCGAAACGATTGATCCCGTGGTTGAAGCTGATCTTGATGCTTACATTGACGATCAACTTGATGCGCTGCGACGGATTGAGGTTGCGCGCTACCTGTCACAGCACCCTGATCAAGCCGCTCGCGTTATGTCCGATTTGCAGTCGCGAGATGAACTCCGGCTCGCTTTGGCGCAAGGCCACACGACCGGCTCTCCTGAAACTTCAGAACTTGCCCATCGCCTTGAACGAGGCCTTGGACGCGACCGGCTGTTTGGCGGGTTGCAGCGTGTGGCAGCGATTGGTGTTTTGCTCGCTTTGGGATGGATGGCACATGCGGGGTTCGGCCCTTTGACAGTCTCAAAGGTGGTGGCTGCGACACCTCCACCCGCCTATGTCTCCGATGCCATCATGGCCCATAAAACATCTTCCGTCCGTGCCGGTATGGCATCACAACCGCAAACGCGCAGTTATGACCCTGCCGAGATACGCGCATCGACCGGGATCGTCATACCTACCATGCCAGACAAGTGGAGCGTTCGCGATGTTCAGCTGTTCCCATCCAATTTCGGGCCGAGCGTCGAAATGGAAGTCCGGTCTGACAGCCTCGGTCCGGTTTCACTCTTTGCTGTTCGCCCCGGCACGTTTGATGTCATCAAACCCAAGGCTGTGCGCGTGAATGACACCTCCGCCGCTTATTTCCAGATCGGCGATGTCGCCTATGCGCTTGTTTCGGATGCTGCAACAGCAGATCTCGAAAACGCTGCGATAAGCCTTGCCAAAACCCTTTACTGA
- a CDS encoding sigma-70 family RNA polymerase sigma factor, which yields MKTPKPRFDVVGQLGSLRRYARSLTRNDADAEDLVQDTLLRAYERRGGFRHGKTLRGWLLSILHNRFIDVKRSSATEARTLETAYSLNETNIDAPQEHSVRLGQVREAFFALPEEQRSALHLVAIEGLSYEEAAGTLNIPVGTLMSRISRARATLRSQETEKQPDKSGHLKIVGGRDDRND from the coding sequence ATGAAAACGCCGAAACCACGCTTTGATGTTGTTGGACAGCTTGGGTCTCTTCGCCGTTATGCCCGTTCCCTGACTCGGAACGATGCTGACGCTGAGGATCTTGTTCAGGATACGCTTCTGCGCGCCTATGAGCGGCGAGGCGGGTTTCGTCACGGCAAAACGTTGCGTGGCTGGCTGCTGTCGATCCTCCATAACCGGTTCATCGACGTCAAGCGTTCAAGTGCGACAGAAGCCCGAACCTTGGAAACGGCCTATTCCCTGAATGAGACAAACATCGATGCGCCGCAGGAGCATTCCGTACGGCTTGGCCAGGTAAGAGAAGCGTTTTTTGCACTGCCGGAGGAACAGCGATCTGCCCTTCATCTCGTGGCTATTGAGGGGCTTTCGTATGAAGAAGCGGCAGGCACGTTGAACATTCCTGTCGGGACCTTGATGTCGCGGATCAGCCGCGCTCGCGCAACGCTTCGTTCGCAGGAAACAGAAAAGCAGCCAGACAAATCTGGTCACTTGAAAATTGTAGGAGGTCGCGATGACCGAAACGATTGA
- a CDS encoding DUF2239 family protein, with the protein MTDHLSKPCTAFEGNRILSSGPLIEVTLTVKNASEENRTTEPLLVFEDATGRAMDFDLRGTKADIIARLLESSVAASNQPKAPQSVAESTTDPVETAPRGRGRPKLGVIAREVTLLPRHWEWLTTQSGGASVVLRRLIDEARKAGGSEQKIRAAREAAYHFMSAMAGNLPHFEEAIRALFAGDREAFIERIADWPEDISRYATKLAYGEAALSP; encoded by the coding sequence ATGACCGACCATCTTTCCAAGCCCTGCACTGCTTTCGAGGGCAATCGCATCCTGTCATCAGGCCCTCTAATTGAGGTGACATTGACTGTAAAAAACGCATCCGAAGAAAATCGCACAACTGAGCCGCTTCTTGTCTTTGAAGACGCAACGGGTCGCGCGATGGATTTTGATTTACGCGGAACCAAGGCGGATATCATCGCGAGACTGCTGGAATCTTCGGTGGCTGCGAGCAATCAGCCGAAAGCGCCTCAATCAGTTGCAGAATCCACGACTGACCCTGTCGAAACCGCTCCGCGTGGACGCGGCAGGCCAAAACTGGGAGTGATTGCGCGCGAGGTCACGCTGTTGCCGCGCCATTGGGAATGGTTAACAACACAAAGCGGAGGCGCATCGGTTGTTCTGAGAAGGCTGATAGACGAAGCCAGAAAAGCTGGCGGCAGCGAACAAAAAATACGTGCGGCGCGGGAAGCCGCCTATCATTTCATGTCCGCCATGGCAGGCAACTTACCCCACTTCGAAGAGGCAATCCGCGCCTTATTTGCGGGTGATCGGGAAGCATTCATTGAACGCATTGCTGATTGGCCTGAAGACATAAGCAGATATGCAACAAAGCTGGCCTACGGAGAGGCTGCCCTCTCCCCATAA
- a CDS encoding MATE family efflux transporter, with amino-acid sequence MNQQTTTPVTSKPLWQIYLAILLPMMLTNILQSASGTVDGIFLGQLLGINAIAAVSAFFPVILVLFAIVIGVSSGATVLIGQAWGAGDHSKARAVAVTALAMMIVAGLAVSIGGGLLAPKIVSLLGTPAGVQTEATAYARKLLIGMPFIFILWLATSMSRGVSDAVTPLWALLVATIFSLIFTPALILGWFGLPQLGVASAPVSTIIASIAALLWLSQHWRRKNHPLAPDFRQLLKIRINPIMAKVILRIGVPMAVQILTMAIAEIVLLGLVNQHGAQATAAYGAINQILNWVQFPVMSLGITTSILTSHAIGAGRPERINKILRTGLILNIVTTGSFVLLGYAFAKPFIGLFITDRNVVATATHLLHIVLWSLLFVGATSVLTGVMRANGTVFGPTALSILAILAIEIPLAYELNARLGLPGIWFAYATTFVSILLFQSLFFHFIWHKQQVSRLI; translated from the coding sequence ATGAACCAACAAACGACCACACCCGTTACCTCAAAACCTCTCTGGCAGATCTACCTTGCTATCCTGCTCCCTATGATGCTGACAAATATTCTGCAGTCGGCATCCGGTACGGTTGACGGGATATTTCTGGGTCAGCTTCTCGGGATCAATGCCATTGCCGCTGTATCCGCATTCTTTCCCGTCATCCTCGTGCTCTTTGCGATCGTCATTGGCGTTAGCAGCGGCGCGACGGTTCTCATCGGTCAGGCGTGGGGTGCGGGCGACCATAGCAAGGCTCGAGCCGTGGCTGTCACAGCGCTCGCCATGATGATCGTTGCAGGTCTTGCCGTGAGCATCGGCGGCGGCTTGCTCGCTCCAAAGATTGTATCGCTGCTGGGAACACCCGCGGGCGTTCAGACTGAAGCCACGGCCTATGCAAGAAAATTGCTGATCGGGATGCCATTTATCTTCATACTCTGGTTGGCAACATCAATGAGCCGTGGCGTATCTGATGCGGTGACACCGTTATGGGCATTGTTGGTTGCCACGATTTTCTCCCTGATTTTCACACCTGCCCTGATCCTCGGCTGGTTTGGTCTGCCTCAACTCGGCGTCGCCAGTGCGCCGGTTTCAACGATTATCGCGTCCATCGCCGCCTTGCTTTGGCTCAGCCAGCATTGGCGGCGCAAGAACCATCCCCTTGCCCCGGACTTTCGGCAATTGCTGAAAATACGCATCAATCCTATTATGGCGAAAGTCATCCTGCGTATCGGTGTGCCGATGGCTGTACAGATACTCACTATGGCGATTGCAGAGATTGTGCTGCTTGGTCTGGTAAACCAGCACGGTGCACAAGCAACAGCCGCCTATGGAGCAATCAACCAAATATTGAACTGGGTGCAGTTTCCGGTCATGTCGCTCGGCATCACGACTTCGATCCTTACATCCCATGCCATCGGCGCGGGACGACCGGAGCGGATCAATAAGATCTTACGGACGGGACTCATACTCAATATCGTCACCACCGGCAGTTTTGTCCTGCTTGGCTACGCCTTTGCCAAACCCTTTATCGGTCTGTTTATCACCGACCGCAACGTCGTCGCTACGGCAACCCACCTTCTGCACATTGTGCTGTGGAGCCTGCTTTTCGTTGGGGCAACAAGCGTCCTGACTGGCGTCATGCGTGCCAACGGAACAGTTTTTGGCCCGACAGCTTTATCAATTCTGGCTATTCTCGCAATCGAGATACCTTTGGCGTACGAGCTGAATGCCCGGCTTGGCCTGCCCGGGATTTGGTTCGCCTATGCCACGACGTTTGTCTCTATCCTGCTCTTCCAGTCGCTGTTTTTTCACTTCATATGGCACAAGCAGCAGGTCTCCCGACTGATCTAG
- a CDS encoding SMP-30/gluconolactonase/LRE family protein: MTNTELYEIHDQRFRSLIVGSAALEELYSSCRWAEGPVWFNDSNCLLWSDIPNQRMLRWVPDGGVSVFRSPSNFANGHTRDRQGRLVSCEHGTRRVTRTEVHGTITVLADRYLGRKLNSPNDVVVHSNGSIWFTDPTYGILSDYEGYKSDPEQPSRNVYRLDPSTGDITAVVSDFLQPNGLVFSPDESLLYIADSGASHTEGAPRHIRVFDVVDGKTLNNSRVFTHIDNGIPDGMRVDMDGNLWSSAADGIHCFGPDGVLLGKIKIPQGVSNLTFGGPRRNRLFITATKSLYAIYVTTTGAQQP, translated from the coding sequence ATGACCAATACCGAGCTTTACGAAATTCATGATCAACGCTTTCGGTCTCTCATTGTCGGAAGTGCAGCGCTTGAGGAACTCTATTCTTCCTGCCGTTGGGCCGAGGGACCGGTGTGGTTCAATGACAGTAACTGTCTCTTGTGGAGTGATATTCCCAACCAGCGTATGTTGCGCTGGGTGCCGGATGGCGGTGTTTCCGTCTTCCGATCACCTTCCAATTTTGCCAATGGTCATACGCGGGATCGGCAAGGCCGCCTCGTATCATGCGAACACGGTACGCGCCGGGTAACAAGAACGGAAGTTCATGGAACCATAACTGTTCTGGCGGATCGCTATCTTGGCAGGAAGCTCAATTCTCCCAATGATGTGGTCGTCCATTCGAACGGCTCGATTTGGTTTACTGATCCAACCTATGGAATTCTCTCGGATTATGAGGGGTATAAATCTGATCCTGAACAGCCGTCACGCAATGTCTATCGGCTTGATCCCTCAACCGGAGATATCACCGCGGTGGTATCGGATTTTCTTCAGCCGAACGGTCTTGTTTTTTCACCGGATGAAAGCCTGCTCTACATCGCCGATTCCGGTGCAAGCCATACGGAAGGCGCGCCACGGCATATTCGTGTATTTGATGTTGTGGATGGAAAGACATTGAACAATAGTCGTGTCTTCACTCATATCGATAACGGGATTCCAGACGGTATGCGGGTCGATATGGATGGTAATCTCTGGTCAAGTGCGGCTGATGGCATTCATTGTTTTGGTCCCGACGGGGTATTGCTTGGCAAGATCAAAATCCCCCAGGGCGTTTCCAACCTGACTTTTGGAGGGCCCCGTCGCAACCGGTTGTTCATCACGGCGACGAAATCGCTCTACGCGATCTATGTGACAACAACCGGCGCGCAGCAGCCTTGA
- a CDS encoding FGGY-family carbohydrate kinase: MSGNVFLGIDVGTGSARAGLFDKQGVLLASAKHPIRTWYEAGEIVEQSTEDIWVAVAASIRAAIGQAGIFASDIAGVGVDATCSLAVVNQNGAPVPVGPSNDAQRNVIVWMDHRATDQTERINVTGHPVLSYVGGKLSPEMQTPKLLWLKENKPDSFASAAHFFDLADYLTWRMTGSLARSVCTVTCKWTYLAHEKRWDESYFHSIGLGELTENAFERIGSKVVAAGTPLAGGLTSQAALDFGMNAGTPVGAGLIDAHAGGIGTVGASGLGPLENSLAYIFGTSACAMATTREPTYVKGIWGPYYSAMIPDLWLNEAGQSAAGAAIDQLIHMHPASPEAGVLAAEGGMSLVAWLEQQAVMGGSNLSGAALRARNVHVLPDFLGNRSPNADPDARAIIAGVDANRDVSGLVDLYIAGLCGLGYGCRQIIEALKEQGINITIVVASGGAAQSELVRQILADTTGVPVAVPTSSEPVLLGAAILGSMAAGAFSSTSEAMDAMSRIDKVYHSGGDDIAQYHHSKMQVYRLLQVADWEMRQLMKPL; this comes from the coding sequence ATGAGCGGTAATGTGTTTCTTGGGATTGATGTCGGTACCGGCAGCGCGCGTGCAGGGTTGTTTGACAAACAGGGAGTGCTGCTTGCTTCCGCCAAACACCCTATTCGCACCTGGTATGAGGCTGGCGAAATCGTCGAACAATCCACGGAGGACATATGGGTCGCTGTCGCCGCGTCGATAAGAGCGGCCATTGGGCAGGCCGGTATTTTTGCGTCTGATATTGCCGGTGTTGGTGTCGATGCCACTTGCTCACTTGCAGTGGTAAACCAAAACGGCGCGCCGGTGCCGGTGGGCCCATCCAATGATGCACAACGTAATGTCATCGTGTGGATGGACCACCGGGCAACCGACCAGACGGAACGCATCAATGTAACCGGTCATCCGGTTCTGAGTTATGTTGGTGGCAAGCTCTCGCCGGAAATGCAAACGCCGAAATTGCTTTGGCTCAAGGAAAACAAGCCGGATAGTTTTGCATCTGCCGCCCATTTCTTTGACCTTGCCGATTATCTGACATGGCGCATGACAGGCAGTCTCGCTCGATCAGTTTGTACCGTCACATGCAAGTGGACCTATCTGGCTCATGAAAAGCGGTGGGATGAGAGCTATTTTCATAGCATTGGCTTGGGCGAACTTACAGAAAACGCCTTTGAGCGAATAGGCTCGAAGGTCGTTGCGGCGGGAACACCATTAGCCGGTGGACTGACCTCTCAAGCCGCTCTCGATTTCGGAATGAATGCGGGCACACCCGTCGGCGCTGGGCTCATCGATGCCCATGCTGGCGGAATTGGCACTGTCGGAGCGAGCGGACTGGGCCCGTTGGAAAACTCACTTGCCTACATCTTTGGTACGTCCGCCTGTGCCATGGCAACGACACGCGAGCCAACTTACGTGAAAGGTATCTGGGGACCGTATTATTCAGCCATGATCCCGGATTTGTGGCTTAATGAAGCTGGTCAATCAGCGGCGGGTGCTGCCATTGATCAATTGATACACATGCATCCGGCCTCTCCAGAGGCAGGCGTACTCGCGGCGGAAGGCGGCATGTCGCTTGTGGCATGGCTTGAACAGCAGGCCGTGATGGGTGGCTCCAACCTGAGTGGAGCTGCACTACGCGCGCGAAACGTGCATGTCCTGCCGGATTTCCTGGGTAATCGCTCTCCCAATGCTGATCCCGATGCCAGGGCTATTATTGCCGGAGTTGACGCAAACCGGGACGTATCGGGATTGGTTGATCTGTATATTGCAGGGCTGTGCGGGCTTGGTTATGGCTGCCGCCAGATCATCGAGGCCCTGAAAGAACAAGGCATCAATATCACGATAGTTGTTGCAAGTGGCGGAGCGGCGCAATCAGAACTGGTTCGTCAAATTCTTGCAGATACGACGGGGGTTCCCGTTGCCGTTCCGACGAGCAGTGAGCCCGTATTGCTGGGCGCTGCCATTCTGGGATCGATGGCCGCCGGGGCATTTTCGTCAACCAGTGAAGCGATGGACGCAATGTCCCGCATCGACAAAGTTTACCACTCCGGTGGTGATGACATAGCTCAATATCACCACAGCAAAATGCAGGTCTATCGGCTCCTGCAGGTCGCTGATTGGGAAATGCGACAGCTGATGAAACCACTCTAG